Within Paenibacillus albicereus, the genomic segment CGTGAAGGATCGGGAACCGATCGGTCACCGTCTGGCCGGGCGGCACGCGGTCGCCGTACTTGGCGTCCGGCTTGATCTTCTGGAGCAGCGCCGCCGCATTGCGCCTCAGGCGCTCCGCCTTGTCGCTCTCGTAAGGCTGGTTCATCCGCTTTAGACGCCCATCCGGCGGCGCTGGTTGTTCGGCTTCTTGTTCAGCTGGCTGCGCAGCTCCTTCGCTCCGCCCTGGGCGCCGCCCTGGCCTTGCTTGCCGACGGCTTGGGACTGCTTCTTCTGCTGCAGCTTCAGCTTGGCCGCCTCGGCCAGCGACATCTTCTTCGGCTGCGCCTCTTCGGCTTCCGCCGCCGCTCCGTCCGCTTGGACTTCGGCCGCTTCGTTGCGTTCGGTCATGTGTATCCCTCCATGCTTGTCCGATTGATGATTCCTATCGCCTAGTTTAGCTTATTTTGCCCCGAAGCGCCATGCGCAAAACGGCTATAGCCGAACCGCCCCTGCGGCTTCCGTCATCCCCGGATCCGGATAGCGGTCCGCTTCCGCTTGCTGCCCGTCTCCCCGCTTCTCCGGCGGTCCTCGTCATTCCGAGGCAAGCAAAGCCAGCTCCGCCTGCAGCTCCTCGTGGATGCGGCCGTTCGTCGCGAGCACGTCGCGCACGCCCAGATGGTACGGCGTGCCGTCCTGATCGCCGATGCGGCCCCCCGCTTCCTGCACGAGCAGCGCGCCCGCGGCGATGTCCCAGCTGCTGAGGCCGACCTCCCAGAAGCCGCTCAGCCTGCCGGCCGCCACGTAGGCCAGATGCAGGGCGGCGGAGCCGCCCGAGCGGATGTTGCGGACTTGCGGCGCGATCCGCTGCAGCTGCGCCAGGTTGCGCGGCAGCGCCTGACGATGCTCCGCCGGGAAGCCGGTCGCCAGCAGGCTCGTCCGCAGCGTCTCCTCGCCCGACACGCTCATGCGCTTGCCGTGGACGTAAGCCCCTTTGCCTTTTTCCGCGATGAACAGCTCGTCCGCCGAAGGATCGTACACGACCCCGAGGATCACTTCCCCGCGCCGCGCCAGCGCGATCGACACCGTGAAGAACGGAAAGCCGTGCACGAAGTTGGTCGTCCCGTCGACCGGATCG encodes:
- a CDS encoding inositol monophosphatase family protein, yielding MNEPIVGSKSFAAVAINCASKAGEWIQSKLGAYQMLKEKQSPHDLVTEVDKGAEKLIRSLVMMNFPEHSFLGEEGVEPGPAASARALEDVQEAEYLWIVDPVDGTTNFVHGFPFFTVSIALARRGEVILGVVYDPSADELFIAEKGKGAYVHGKRMSVSGEETLRTSLLATGFPAEHRQALPRNLAQLQRIAPQVRNIRSGGSAALHLAYVAAGRLSGFWEVGLSSWDIAAGALLVQEAGGRIGDQDGTPYHLGVRDVLATNGRIHEELQAELALLASE